TGACGGGTCGCGGTCTGCATGCGGGCAAGCTGGTCAAAGAGGTGGCCGCCGTGCTGGGTGGCGGTGGCGGCGGCAAGCCCGAGATGGCCCAGGCCGGGGGCAAGGATCTGTCCAGGATCAATGAGGCCCTGGACAAAGCCCGCCGTATTGTGGGTGAGCAATTGAAAACGGCATAAGTCAAAAAAAATTTAAAGGAAAATCCCGGTGCGGGACGAATATATTACTCTACAAAAACTTTGCACATTGCGGCGTTACCGGCCGCCGGGACAGAGCGCGGGCCGGTAATATCAGGGAGGGATGGTCATGTCCGGGGAGCAAATGGAACAGACCATGATGTTCAAGGTGCGGGGGGAGGATGTCTCTTCCGTCCGGGAAATCATGCAGACAGTCTATCTGGCTTTGAAGCAAAAGGGATATAACCCCATCAACCAGCTTGTGGGCTATCTCCTTTCCGGTGACCCTGCCTATATTACCAGTCACAACAATGCCCGTAGCTTGATCCGCAGGTTGGAGCGCGACGAAATCATGGAAGAGCTTTTGAAAAATTACCTGGAAAAGTAACGCCTTTGTCTGCCCTGCTCCGGCAGGGCGTTTCTTTTGCTGCACTGCGGCGGAGTGTTTTTTTGCTGTGCTTTCCCTCACCAGCCCGGGCTTTGCGTAATGTATAGTTGTTAAAAAGTGGGTGATAATTTGCAATACCTGCCGCTGGGCAATACCGGCCTTACAGTTTCCCGCCTTTGCTTCGGCGCCCTGACCATCGGCCCGCTGCAGGCCAGCCTGCCTTTGGCGGAAGGGGTGCGCGTGCTGGAGGCGGCCCTGGACGGAGGCGTGAACTTCATTGACACGGCCGAGCTTTATCAGACTTATCCGTATATCCGGCAGGCCGTGCGGCGCAGGCGCCAGCGGGTGATCATAGCCAGCAAATCCTACGCCTACACCTACGAGGGCATGCGCCAGAGTGTGCAAAAGGCGCTTAAAGAACTGGACACAGACTACATCGACATTTTTTTGCTGCACGAGCAGGAAGCTCAGACCATCCGCGGTCACTGGCCGGCGGTGGAATTTTTAATGGATGCCGTGGCTGCCGGTTATGTGCGTTGCATTGGCATATCCACCCACAGTGTGGCGGCGGTGCGGGCGGCGGCCGTCATACCCGAAATTCAGGTCATCCACCCCATTTTCAACCGCGCCGGAGTGGGAATTAAAGACGGCACGCCCGACGACATGCTGGCGGCCATCCAGATGGCGGTAGACCGGGGCAAGGGTATATACGCCATGAAGGCCCTGGGCGGCGGCCACCTGCTGGCCGATGTGCCGGCGGCCCTGGACTTTGTGCTGCGCCGGCCGGAAATTGCCGCCGTGGCGGTGGGGATGCAGAGCACCGCCGAGGTGGAGTGCAACCTGGCCCTGTTCAGCGGGCGACCGGTGCCCCGGGCGCTGTTCCAGAAATTGCGCCGTAAGAAAAGGCGCTTGCTGGTGGAGGACTGGTGCCAGGGCTGTGGCAACTGTGTGGCGGCCTGCAGCGCCGGGGCGCTCCGGCTGGTGGACGGGCGGGCCGTGGTGGATCAGGATCGCTGCCGCCTGTGCGGCTACTGCGGGGCGTCCTGCCCCGAAATGTGTCTTAAGATTATATGAGGAGAGAGATACATTTGCGCATTATGGGCCTGGATTTGGGCGACAAAACCATCGGCGTGGCCGTGAGCGACCCGCTGGGCTGGACGGCTCAGGGGGTGACCACACTGCGCCGCACTGATCTGGAAGGCGATTTGCAGCAACTGGCCAAACTGGTGGAGCAGTATGCAGTGGAGGAGTTCGTGCTGGGCCTGCCCAAAAACATGGATGGCAGCCTGGGGAAAAGGGCGGAAATGGTGCAGCAGTTTACTGAACTGCTCAAGAAGCGCTTTGCCCTGCCCGTGCATTTGTGGGACGAGCGCCTTTCCACCGTGGCGGTGGAAAAGCACCTGCTGGGCGCCGATGTCAGCCGCCGGGGGCGGAAAAAAGTGGTGGACAAACTGGCCGCCGTCTATATCCTGCAGGGCTATCTGGACCGGCGGGCACAGGGCCGGGGCTGAAATTTTGCCGGACGCGCCGGTTTAGCGGAATGCGCGGCGGGACAAAATATTGATGGCACGGTCTCCAATCTGTTTTGCTTGACAGCCGGGCGTTTTTGGTATAAAATACCGTCAACTTGTGTTAAAGAGGTGATCTATTTTGTCCGAGCATGAACACGAGTGCGGCTGCGGTTGCGGTTGCGCCGAGGAAGAGGAGATTATTACCCTGATCAATGAAAACGGGGAGGAAGAAGATTTTATTCTTCTGGAAGAAATAGAGGTCGACGGCTCCCGGTATGCCATTCTGGTACCGGTGATGGAGGGTGATGAAGATGCGGAAGAGGCCATCATCCTCAAGTTTGATAAAGACGAGTTCGGCAATGATATCCTGAAGGATATAGAAGACGACGAGGAATGGGAAAAGGTGGCCGATGCCTGGCAGGAGCTGCTGGAGGACGAGGAAGAGTTGCACTAAAAAAGCATATTGCCTGACGAAAAGCCGGTGTGGGGGCCCTGACCAGGGGGCCGCTTAGAGCCGGCTTTTTTCTTCCGGTGTTTGGCCAGGCTGCCCGGAGGGAACAAAAGTCCCCCGGGCGGCGTCTTTGCTTTGGACGGCTTTTTAAGGGGGCATTGGGCGGTGGCAAAGGGAAGATTCTGGTTGATTTTTGCGCTGGCCGCTCTGCTGGGGGCGGGTATTCTGACCGGGGTGGGGTACCTGTATCTTCAACAGGCTTTGGTACCCGCGGACAAAATTATCCCCGGCGTGCGCGTGATGGGAGATAGTTTTGCCGGTCTTACCCGCCCGCAGGCCCTGGCCAGGCTGGCGGCCAGGGAGCGGGAACTGTTGGCAAGGCCGCTTTTGTTTACTTATGGCCAGCGCAGCTGGTTGGTGTCGCCCCGTAGCCTGGGTATAGACCTGCAGGCCGGGGCCATGGTGGAGCAGGCGCTCAAGATAGGCCATAGTGGTAATATTTGGGAGCAGTACCAGACCCAGCGCCGGGTGGCCCGGGAAGGGGTGGAGATTGCCCCCCGCCTTTCTTTCCGGGAAAACCTTCTGCAGCAGCAACTGGACGAGATTGGCCGGGAAATCACCGAGCCGCCCCGGGACGCTTCCTTCCGGGTGCGCAGTGACGACAGCATAGAGATTATTCCCGGCCGGCCGGGGAAAAAGATTGACCGCGACAGGGTGCTGGCCGATCTGCAAAAGGATTTGCAGGAGGGGTACTTAAGCAGGCGCATTGAGCTGGTGCTGGTGGAGGCGCAGCCCCGGGTGACCACACAGCAGGTGGAGGGTTACGGTTTAAGCGGTTTGCTGGCCTCTTTCACCACCCGTTTTGATGCTGCCAATGCCGACCGGTCATACAACATCCGCATTGCTGCCAAAGCCCTGGATGACCTGCTGTTGCCGCCGGGGGAGACGGCGTCCTTCAACCAGGTGGTGGGACCGCGCAGTTCGGAAGCGGGTTATAAAAACGCCAAAGTGATTGTGGGCAACGAGCTGGTGGACGGTTTGGGCGGCGGGGTCTGCCAGGTCAGTACTACGCTGTATAATGCCGCCCTGCTGGCCGGTCTGGAAATAGTCCGGCGCAGCAACCACTCCCTGCCTGTTTCCTACGTGGCGCCGGGGAGGGATGCCACGGTCACTTACGGGTATATTGATTTTGTCTTTCGCAACAGTACGCCAAACCACATCCTGGTGAAGACTTTTACCGGCAACGGCTCATTGACGGTGAAGATATACGGCAACCGGCAATATCGCAAGCAGATCAGCGTGCGCACCAAAATACTGGAGGTTTTTCCGCCCCAGGTGGTATACGAGCAGGACCCCACTCTGCCGCGGGGTGTGCAGAAAGTGAAGCAGGAAGGCAAACCCGGTTACCGGGTGGCGGCGGAAAGAGTGATTTATGAAAACGGGCAAAGCCGCGTGGAACCGTTACCCGGCAGCCTGTACCGGCCCATGAACAAAATAATTTTAATCGGTACGGGCAAGGCCCAGTCTACCGGTGCGGGCAGCGGAGAGCAGGCCGGCGGGGCGGCACAGACGCCGCCGGTCTCCGGCGAGGGAGGGACTCCGGCAACCGGGTCAACGGCCGGGACCGATGCTTCCGGCCAGGGAGAACTTCTGCCGCCGTCCGGACAGTAACGGTCATCGGACGTCAGAGGTATCGGGTTTGGGCTATGACATGGGTAACTCCAGCGGAAGTAGCGGTAATATTAGCACAGCCCCCGGCATAAATATGCTGTAGAATGCTTTACGCCTGCAAGGAAAGTTTGGGGGGCTGCTGCCAGATGAAAAAAATTGTCATTTGCGGCCGCAACGACAGTGGCAAGTCCACGATTCTGGGTGAGCTTTACCGGGGTTTGAAGAGCAGAGAATATCAGCCTCTGGCAGTGGGATCGGGGATTCAGGACGAAAAACCCTATATCTTAAAAGGCATAGATGTTACTTACCTGACCATTGCCATCCCCGAACCCGGTCGCGATGTGGTGAGCGATCTGGAAAGAGTAATTTCGGATCACATCAACAAGATTAAAGAAAAAAACCGCTTGATCCAGCATGCCCGCAGGGCACTGGACGAACTGAACAAGGTGCGTTCCGTGCTGGAATTGGGCAACCTTTCCCAGCGGGATATTCCGGCGGTTTCCGCTCTGCCTGATGTGGTGCTCATTGAGGCCGTGGGCATCAACGACGGTTACAAAGCGCCCGAGTGCCGGCAGTTGGCCGATATTCTGATCAGCGTCATCCCGGCCGGAGTGAAGAGCGAGATCATCATGGAGCAGGGCAATATTTTGCTGGACGAGGCCGACATCATAGTTGTGACGAAAATTGATGAAACGCCGCGCGATGTGGCTTCCACCACCATCAAGCTATTAAGGCGCATTTACCGGCACAAGCCCATTATCTCGGTGGTGGCCACCCAGGGTATCCACCTGGATCTGGTGCTGGATGAGGTGGTGCGGCGCCTGCATGAACCCGGCTATTTGTTGGAACAGGGCCAGCAAAAAAGCCAGGTGCTCAAGGTGACTTCGCAGAGCAGCGCTTTGCCGCCCGGTTAGAAATACATTTTACCTCCTGGAGACCAGCGCAGGAGGTTTTTTTGTTTGAACTGGCAGCGGGACAGGCGTTATAATGAAGGCATGAGCGGGCAGAATGATAGATTGGCAAATTGGCACAGAATAAAACTATTAATTGCCGCACTGTTACTCTTTGTGCTGCTGGCCTGGTTTGGCTGGCGGCTGGTCCTGGGGCCGGTGGAGGCCCGCGGGGCGAGGCAGGTCAGGGTGCGCGTGCCGGACAATTGTACCGGCCGCCAGGTGGCGGTGCTGCTCAAGGAGGCCGGTATAATCCGCTCCGCGAGCGCTTTTGTAGTTTACTCCAGGTTGTATAATCTGGAGCAGCAGCTTAAAGCCGGCTATTATGTTTTTTACACCAACCAATCCCTGCCCGAGATAGCCGGGCAACTGGTGCGCGGTTCCAACGCGCAGCTGGCCGTGACCATCCCCGAGGGCTACACACTGGCCCAGATTGCCGCGCTCCT
The sequence above is a segment of the Desulfurispora thermophila DSM 16022 genome. Coding sequences within it:
- a CDS encoding VanW family protein; its protein translation is MAKGRFWLIFALAALLGAGILTGVGYLYLQQALVPADKIIPGVRVMGDSFAGLTRPQALARLAARERELLARPLLFTYGQRSWLVSPRSLGIDLQAGAMVEQALKIGHSGNIWEQYQTQRRVAREGVEIAPRLSFRENLLQQQLDEIGREITEPPRDASFRVRSDDSIEIIPGRPGKKIDRDRVLADLQKDLQEGYLSRRIELVLVEAQPRVTTQQVEGYGLSGLLASFTTRFDAANADRSYNIRIAAKALDDLLLPPGETASFNQVVGPRSSEAGYKNAKVIVGNELVDGLGGGVCQVSTTLYNAALLAGLEIVRRSNHSLPVSYVAPGRDATVTYGYIDFVFRNSTPNHILVKTFTGNGSLTVKIYGNRQYRKQISVRTKILEVFPPQVVYEQDPTLPRGVQKVKQEGKPGYRVAAERVIYENGQSRVEPLPGSLYRPMNKIILIGTGKAQSTGAGSGEQAGGAAQTPPVSGEGGTPATGSTAGTDASGQGELLPPSGQ
- a CDS encoding DUF1292 domain-containing protein → MSEHEHECGCGCGCAEEEEIITLINENGEEEDFILLEEIEVDGSRYAILVPVMEGDEDAEEAIILKFDKDEFGNDILKDIEDDEEWEKVADAWQELLEDEEELH
- a CDS encoding aldo/keto reductase; the encoded protein is MQYLPLGNTGLTVSRLCFGALTIGPLQASLPLAEGVRVLEAALDGGVNFIDTAELYQTYPYIRQAVRRRRQRVIIASKSYAYTYEGMRQSVQKALKELDTDYIDIFLLHEQEAQTIRGHWPAVEFLMDAVAAGYVRCIGISTHSVAAVRAAAVIPEIQVIHPIFNRAGVGIKDGTPDDMLAAIQMAVDRGKGIYAMKALGGGHLLADVPAALDFVLRRPEIAAVAVGMQSTAEVECNLALFSGRPVPRALFQKLRRKKRRLLVEDWCQGCGNCVAACSAGALRLVDGRAVVDQDRCRLCGYCGASCPEMCLKII
- a CDS encoding IreB family regulatory phosphoprotein → MSGEQMEQTMMFKVRGEDVSSVREIMQTVYLALKQKGYNPINQLVGYLLSGDPAYITSHNNARSLIRRLERDEIMEELLKNYLEK
- the ruvX gene encoding Holliday junction resolvase RuvX — its product is MRIMGLDLGDKTIGVAVSDPLGWTAQGVTTLRRTDLEGDLQQLAKLVEQYAVEEFVLGLPKNMDGSLGKRAEMVQQFTELLKKRFALPVHLWDERLSTVAVEKHLLGADVSRRGRKKVVDKLAAVYILQGYLDRRAQGRG